One segment of Pseudodesulfovibrio sp. 5S69 DNA contains the following:
- a CDS encoding bifunctional metallophosphatase/5'-nucleotidase, which produces MATRREFIQLSLTALLGAGLGAVPFFPTRPAQAAPGSLVAQAGTPNPNGAFDQLYWLSGDALAGPVSVISGASLPIESSANKSKMLHIMHFNDLHNMISLPNTKKGTTHPFSQMVALVEARRAAAGPDDIVLLLDAGDDHTGSVFDELVGWSTDEYVVDPAYTVYTAAGLDCGALGNHEFDRGAAVLRKGIREAARFPLLSANLFGSAHLASGRDYYPAVIGVAKGVRIGLIGLTTPVDTHTKTEKDPGLDVGSPVRAVRNLVPELSRHVDLLVVLSHCGYGLSDSRSGKAGADRFLSEGDKLIAEAVGQTSSCPALVIGGHTHTALNEDGLAPENVVHGVPIVQAGGRASHMGEVTLALNPGGKQKVEARLHKIKKRDRRVAEGDAKYAGLEHDGDFDAGFEAGHVAPLMANLAGKMAGEIGTVSGNPPVSTAEVFAARYTREMELANFMNDALAARSATFPEGRVDVSLFNATGFASGIPTGGALTFQDWYNVMPFADTVVLVEMTGRQIAAMLDSNAKRLVRPEELKGDKPVDVTGYVSRGFLHFSSGLRYTLNLNGSATRAEASDIVIQGAPLKDVLDKTFRVAMNSYVAAGGYGESWNGNPIGGGVPGGIAGFDIKSLPKSDTGLVYRNEIIARIKSLPTLSPATGLALDGRLKVI; this is translated from the coding sequence ATGGCAACCCGTCGTGAATTCATCCAGCTTTCCCTGACCGCACTGCTCGGCGCCGGACTCGGCGCCGTGCCCTTTTTTCCAACCCGCCCGGCCCAGGCCGCACCCGGCAGCCTTGTCGCCCAGGCGGGCACCCCCAACCCCAACGGCGCGTTCGACCAGCTCTACTGGCTGAGCGGGGACGCCCTGGCCGGGCCGGTCTCCGTCATCTCCGGAGCGTCTTTGCCGATAGAATCAAGTGCAAATAAATCCAAGATGTTGCACATAATGCATTTTAATGACCTGCACAACATGATCTCCCTGCCCAACACGAAGAAGGGGACCACCCATCCGTTCTCGCAGATGGTCGCCCTGGTGGAGGCCCGGCGCGCGGCTGCCGGGCCGGACGACATCGTTCTGCTCCTGGACGCGGGCGACGATCACACCGGGTCGGTCTTCGACGAGCTGGTGGGTTGGAGCACGGACGAGTACGTGGTGGACCCGGCCTACACGGTCTATACCGCGGCCGGGCTGGACTGTGGGGCGCTCGGCAACCACGAGTTCGACCGGGGCGCGGCGGTCCTGCGCAAGGGCATCCGCGAGGCAGCGCGCTTCCCGCTGCTGTCCGCCAACCTGTTCGGCTCCGCGCACCTCGCGAGCGGCCGGGACTACTACCCGGCGGTCATCGGCGTGGCCAAGGGAGTGCGCATCGGACTCATCGGTCTGACCACTCCGGTGGACACCCACACCAAGACCGAGAAGGACCCCGGCCTGGACGTGGGCAGCCCGGTGCGGGCCGTGCGCAACCTGGTTCCGGAACTGAGCCGCCACGTGGACCTGCTCGTGGTTTTGTCCCACTGCGGCTACGGACTGTCCGACAGCCGCTCGGGCAAGGCCGGGGCGGACCGTTTCCTGAGCGAAGGCGACAAGCTGATCGCCGAAGCCGTGGGCCAGACCTCGTCCTGCCCGGCCCTGGTCATCGGCGGCCACACCCACACCGCGCTGAACGAGGATGGGCTGGCCCCGGAGAATGTGGTCCATGGTGTGCCCATCGTCCAGGCGGGCGGTCGGGCCAGCCACATGGGCGAGGTCACCCTGGCCCTCAATCCCGGCGGCAAGCAAAAGGTGGAAGCCCGGCTGCACAAGATCAAAAAGCGCGACCGGCGCGTGGCCGAGGGAGACGCCAAGTACGCCGGGCTGGAACACGACGGGGATTTCGACGCCGGGTTCGAGGCGGGGCACGTCGCCCCCTTGATGGCCAACCTGGCGGGCAAGATGGCCGGGGAGATCGGCACGGTGTCGGGCAACCCGCCGGTGTCCACCGCCGAGGTTTTCGCGGCCCGGTACACGCGGGAGATGGAACTGGCCAATTTCATGAATGACGCCCTGGCCGCGCGGTCCGCGACCTTCCCCGAGGGACGGGTGGACGTCAGTTTGTTCAACGCTACGGGGTTCGCCAGCGGCATCCCCACGGGGGGCGCGCTGACCTTCCAGGACTGGTACAACGTCATGCCGTTCGCGGACACCGTGGTCCTGGTGGAGATGACCGGCAGGCAGATCGCGGCCATGCTCGACAGCAACGCCAAGCGCCTGGTCCGGCCCGAGGAACTGAAGGGCGACAAGCCGGTGGACGTGACCGGCTACGTGTCGCGAGGGTTCCTGCATTTTTCCTCCGGTCTGCGCTACACCCTGAACCTCAATGGCTCGGCCACCCGTGCCGAGGCATCGGACATCGTCATCCAGGGCGCGCCGCTCAAGGATGTGCTGGACAAGACCTTCCGCGTGGCCATGAACTCCTACGTGGCGGCGGGCGGCTACGGCGAAAGCTGGAACGGCAACCCCATCGGCGGGGGCGTACCCGGCGGAATCGCAGGCTTCGACATCAAGTCCCTGCCCAAGTCCGACACCGGGCTGGTCTACCGCAACGAGATCATCGCGCGCATCAAGAGCCTGCCCACCCTGTCTCCGGCCACCGGCCTGGCCCTTGACGGTCGCCTCAAGGTCATCTGA
- the rnr gene encoding ribonuclease R produces the protein MAKKKRNQPRPSTPPLSPAVLLKLFKEVKRPMSRAEVIRQLKLKKKDKALVKDLLRELVQKGKLVRIRRGYGLAEAMHCITGRLEIQRQGYGFVIPEDSRRKDVFVNQRDLNDAWHGDRVVVSVVGEARGGRNAEGRIVRILERGRKVLPVKVVKKMTGGEWLCRPSDPRLNFGIIATLKDESVKVKPGEIALCAPGERIDPTMWEGQITRRLGEETDITVQEALVKSNHNIRTRFPSGAETQAESLPPEPSKKDYAGRRNLTKKPFVTIDGATARDFDDAVLVERLKKGYRLWVAIADVSHYVPEGSPLDREAFERGNSYYFPRSVEPMFPEKLSNGLCSLNPDVPRLTMVACMDTDPAGHTVKTEVFPAVIRSHARLTYSQVRDAIIEKQAEARKTIAPDLIGMLELAEELARKINGLRVKRGSLDFDLPEPEIFFDVHGETEDIRPKQRNFANQLIEEFMIAANEAVAHFLIERDLPCMFRVHPPADEEKLKNLFRLLSRTDKSVTMPKEITPKKLQMLVASMEGTDKEYIVNRMLLRSMKQAKYSPDNEGHFGLASEEYAHFTSPIRRYADLVVHRLVKAALHEGEGVPAPVPGHKKLLNVANHLSSRERVAMDAEREILKRVTVLFMRDKVGETFDAVISHITDFGFFVELKEVMAEGLVRLSTMDDDYYTYWPQREMLVGERTGQSFYLGQTVEVVLEEASVERLELNFSLRSVLAAAKDYKDLI, from the coding sequence ATGGCTAAGAAGAAACGCAATCAACCCAGGCCCTCCACACCGCCCCTGTCCCCGGCGGTGCTGCTCAAGCTGTTCAAGGAAGTGAAGCGGCCCATGTCCCGGGCCGAGGTCATCCGTCAGCTCAAGCTCAAGAAGAAGGACAAGGCCCTGGTCAAGGACCTGCTCAGGGAACTGGTCCAGAAGGGCAAGCTGGTGCGCATCCGGCGCGGCTACGGCCTGGCCGAGGCCATGCACTGCATCACCGGGCGGCTGGAAATCCAGCGCCAGGGGTACGGCTTCGTGATTCCGGAGGACTCCCGGCGCAAGGACGTGTTCGTCAATCAACGCGACCTGAACGACGCCTGGCACGGCGACCGCGTGGTGGTCTCGGTGGTCGGCGAAGCACGGGGAGGGCGCAACGCCGAAGGACGCATCGTCCGCATCCTGGAGCGCGGGCGCAAGGTCCTGCCGGTCAAGGTGGTCAAGAAGATGACCGGCGGCGAGTGGCTCTGCCGCCCGTCGGACCCGCGGCTCAACTTCGGGATCATCGCCACGCTCAAGGATGAGTCCGTCAAGGTCAAGCCGGGTGAGATCGCCCTGTGCGCGCCCGGCGAGCGCATTGACCCGACCATGTGGGAAGGACAGATCACCAGGCGGCTGGGTGAGGAGACCGACATCACCGTGCAGGAGGCCCTGGTCAAGTCCAACCACAACATCCGCACGCGGTTCCCGTCCGGGGCCGAGACCCAGGCCGAGTCTCTGCCGCCCGAGCCGTCCAAGAAGGACTACGCGGGCCGCCGCAACCTGACCAAAAAGCCTTTCGTGACCATCGACGGGGCCACGGCCCGCGACTTCGACGACGCCGTCCTGGTGGAGCGCCTCAAGAAGGGCTACCGCCTGTGGGTGGCCATCGCCGACGTGTCCCACTACGTGCCCGAGGGCTCGCCGCTCGACCGCGAGGCCTTCGAGCGCGGCAACTCCTATTATTTCCCCCGGTCCGTGGAGCCCATGTTCCCGGAGAAGCTGTCCAACGGGTTGTGCTCGCTCAACCCGGACGTGCCGCGCCTGACCATGGTGGCCTGTATGGATACCGACCCGGCCGGGCACACCGTGAAGACCGAGGTGTTTCCGGCGGTCATCCGCAGCCACGCCCGGTTGACGTACTCCCAGGTCCGCGACGCGATCATCGAGAAGCAGGCCGAGGCCCGCAAGACCATCGCCCCTGACCTGATCGGCATGCTCGAACTGGCCGAGGAGCTGGCCCGCAAGATCAACGGGCTACGCGTCAAGCGCGGGTCGCTGGACTTCGACCTGCCCGAGCCGGAGATATTCTTCGACGTGCACGGCGAGACCGAGGACATCCGTCCCAAGCAGCGCAACTTCGCCAACCAGCTCATCGAAGAGTTCATGATCGCGGCCAACGAGGCCGTGGCCCATTTCCTGATCGAGCGAGACCTGCCCTGCATGTTCCGCGTCCACCCCCCGGCGGACGAGGAGAAGCTCAAGAACCTGTTCCGGCTGCTGTCGCGCACGGACAAGTCCGTGACCATGCCCAAGGAGATCACCCCCAAAAAACTCCAGATGCTGGTGGCCTCCATGGAGGGCACGGACAAGGAATACATCGTCAACCGCATGCTCCTGCGCTCCATGAAGCAGGCCAAGTACTCGCCGGACAACGAGGGTCACTTCGGCCTGGCGAGCGAGGAATACGCCCATTTCACCTCGCCCATCCGGCGCTACGCCGACCTGGTGGTCCACCGGTTGGTCAAGGCCGCCCTGCATGAAGGCGAAGGCGTGCCCGCGCCCGTGCCGGGCCACAAGAAGCTGCTCAACGTGGCCAACCATCTGTCCAGCCGCGAACGGGTGGCCATGGACGCCGAGCGCGAGATCCTCAAGCGCGTGACCGTCCTGTTCATGCGCGACAAGGTGGGCGAGACCTTTGACGCGGTCATCTCGCACATCACCGACTTCGGCTTCTTCGTGGAGCTCAAGGAGGTCATGGCCGAGGGGCTGGTCCGGCTGTCCACCATGGACGACGACTACTACACCTACTGGCCCCAGCGCGAGATGCTCGTGGGCGAGCGCACCGGCCAGTCCTTCTACCTGGGCCAGACCGTGGAGGTGGTCCTGGAGGAGGCCAGCGTGGAACGGCTGGAGCTGAACTTCAGCCTGCGCTCCGTGCTGGCCGCCGCCAAGGACTACAAGGACCTGATCTAG